In Flavobacterium sp. GSB-24, the genomic window TGGCTCATCGGCCAAAATAAATTCTGGATCATTAAGAAGTGCTCTTGCAATTGCAACACGCTGTTGTTCTCCTCCAGAAAGCTGATGCGGCATTTTGTTCACGAAATCTTTCATGCCAACTTTATCCAAAACTTCATCAATTTTGTGCAGCATTGCATCTTTTTCGTGCCAGCCGGTTGCTCTTAAAACAAAAAGCATATTGTCTTTGATAGAACGGTCAGGAAGCAATTTAAAGTCTTGAAAAACAATTCCGATTTTACGTCTTAAGAATGGAATGTCGTTTTCTTTTATCCCTGCCAAATCAAATTCAACGATATGTCCTTCTCCTTCAACTAATGGTAAATCAGCGTATAAAGTTTTTAAGAAACTACTTTTTCCAGAGCCAGTTTTTCCGATGATGTAGATAAATTCACCGTGGTTAACGTCTAAATTAATATGAGAGATAATTTTTCTTCCTTCTTGATATATAGTGACTTCTTTAAGAGATAGTACGGTTTGTGACATAATAAATTGATTTGAATCGTAAAAGTAATAAGATAACGCTTGTATTCAAAATAAATTTCAATCATTTCTTAAGAAAAAGTTTAAAAAATTAAACCATCAGTGCCATAAGTTCATTTTAATAAATGCCAAGTAAAGTTTTTAATGCTTATATTGCTTAGACGGTTTTGATTTATTTGTTTTTTAGAAAGTTTGAGAACCAATATTTTGAAGTTTTGTAACGCAAAAAATCACAGCCGTTTAATAATTTGTTCATAATAAAACCTCAAAACGTTTCGTTATAAACGTTATAAAATGATACATTTGAATACTAAATATTACAAAAATGCGTAAACTTTCCTGGTTCTTTTTATTCCAAATTATCCTTATTTCGACCATAGTTTCGGCACAAAAATCAGCTATATATACCTACGATTTAAAGGATTTTGACAAAGCACTGGCTTTATATAATGACAAACAATATGCTTCGGCACAACTTATTTTTCAACACGTAAAGAGCAATGCGACGACCGAGGAAGTAGAGTCAGACTGCGCATTTTACATTGCTAATTGTGCGATAAGAACCAATCAGGCAAATGCTGATGCTTTAGTAGAAAAATTTGTCAGCGATTATCCAACGAGCACCAAACAAAATCAGGCATATATAGAAGCAGCGCAGTATTTTTTCGATCAGGGAAATTATCCAAAAGCTCTGCAGTGGTTTGACAAAGTAGAC contains:
- a CDS encoding ATP-binding cassette domain-containing protein, with amino-acid sequence MSQTVLSLKEVTIYQEGRKIISHINLDVNHGEFIYIIGKTGSGKSSFLKTLYADLPLVEGEGHIVEFDLAGIKENDIPFLRRKIGIVFQDFKLLPDRSIKDNMLFVLRATGWHEKDAMLHKIDEVLDKVGMKDFVNKMPHQLSGGEQQRVAIARALLNDPEFILADEPTGNLDPQTSSEVLEVLKAINATGKTIIMATHDYALLMKFPSKTLKCEDERIFEVVQRSV